A genomic stretch from Candidatus Omnitrophota bacterium includes:
- a CDS encoding tetratricopeptide repeat protein: MRKLLLTVFLSIIFLRPLYAQKDPHISFRFANNLYSEARYEEAAKEYESILSDGFEGGSLYYNLGNAYFKAGELGKAILSYKKAQRFIPRDADLNANLNVALSAAGLTPVEAGGVKRVSLLFNDGELAAWLYLSYLALILVLCVRLFVNNSGNLKKAMNYLMGLACLVLLSISALFLSNIHNTRVVKKAIVLKAGVECRFAPQENATVFFELGEGEDVIVYGADGDWTKVERFDGKVGWAQSRTLGLI, from the coding sequence ATGCGAAAACTATTACTAACGGTATTTTTATCAATTATTTTTTTGCGGCCGCTGTATGCCCAAAAAGACCCGCACATATCTTTTCGTTTCGCCAATAATCTCTATAGCGAAGCCCGTTATGAAGAGGCGGCAAAAGAATACGAAAGCATCCTGTCTGACGGCTTCGAAGGGGGCAGCCTCTATTATAATCTCGGCAACGCTTATTTCAAGGCGGGCGAACTCGGCAAGGCGATCCTGAGCTATAAGAAAGCCCAGCGCTTTATCCCCCGCGACGCGGACCTTAACGCGAATCTAAATGTGGCGCTGTCGGCAGCGGGCCTGACCCCTGTTGAGGCAGGCGGCGTCAAACGCGTATCGTTATTGTTTAACGACGGGGAACTGGCGGCGTGGCTCTATTTATCATATCTGGCGCTTATCCTCGTCCTCTGCGTCCGGCTGTTTGTCAACAACAGCGGAAACCTCAAGAAGGCCATGAATTATTTAATGGGGCTGGCCTGCCTGGTCCTGTTATCAATTTCGGCCTTGTTCCTGTCTAACATCCACAATACGCGGGTCGTAAAAAAGGCGATCGTATTGAAGGCCGGGGTAGAATGCAGGTTCGCGCCGCAAGAGAACGCGACCGTATTTTTTGAGCTCGGCGAAGGGGAAGACGTGATCGTATACGGCGCAGACGGGGACTGGACAAAGGTGGAAAGATTTGACGGAAAGGTCGGATGGGCGCAGTCGCGGACCCTGGGTTTGATCTAA
- a CDS encoding BatD family protein: MTGKSRRALIVIFIICALSFTAFAEDVNVELSLDRNRISLNDAARLKFTFYNVKNAPIPQLNKIGEFDVSYLGPTTTMSVINGKVSNSISHTFILKPGKVGKFDIGPFSFNFNNRDYMTNKVEIEIMSGPVELGQNEEGAAGPELGNRAFLTLTIGKNRMYLNEIVPATIRLYLNGISARDIQYPEFDSEFLSIGQFQEPRQYQENISGAVYDVIEFATSLFATKTGELKLGPAELRCNVLALRKRAGSEGFPFVFNDPFFEDFFSDYVKYPLTLRSEEIGVSVLALPEEGRPQDFSGAIGDFKFNMEASPLTLNAGDPVSLKMEISGQGNLNSVLSPRLSGSEGFKVYDPLSKTEDGKKVFEQILIPLNDSINKIPQANFSYFDPDSEKYLTLAQGPLDIKVNKPPEEKATLALGKTDFFSAESLKERLGEDIIYIKDEAPDLRPKRRKAAYNDKPGSFIAIILPALALIFLGAYARRRRKIRTDAGYGRFIQAYAKAWNGLKKAGALISEHTREGFYGAICKTMRDYIGDRFHIPSAGITLHEIDGLVKQGRLNRGISADIKEVFSECDTMRYWAQSSSSVEEMRNILIKARQIIKRIERSRSR, encoded by the coding sequence ATGACTGGTAAATCAAGAAGGGCCCTTATTGTAATATTTATTATTTGCGCTCTTTCATTTACGGCATTTGCCGAAGATGTCAATGTAGAGTTGTCTCTTGACAGAAACAGGATATCCCTGAACGACGCGGCGCGCCTTAAATTTACTTTTTATAACGTTAAAAACGCCCCTATACCCCAGTTGAATAAAATAGGGGAATTTGACGTATCGTACTTAGGGCCTACCACGACTATGTCTGTGATCAACGGCAAGGTTTCAAATTCAATATCGCATACATTCATATTAAAACCAGGAAAGGTAGGCAAATTTGACATCGGCCCGTTCTCATTTAACTTTAATAACAGGGATTATATGACAAATAAGGTTGAAATAGAGATCATGAGCGGCCCGGTAGAGCTTGGGCAAAATGAAGAAGGCGCTGCCGGGCCGGAACTTGGCAACAGGGCATTTCTTACTCTTACGATAGGAAAGAACAGGATGTACCTCAATGAGATCGTACCGGCTACAATAAGGTTGTATCTCAATGGTATCTCCGCCAGGGATATTCAGTACCCGGAGTTTGATTCGGAGTTCTTATCCATAGGGCAATTTCAGGAGCCGCGCCAGTATCAAGAGAACATATCTGGAGCGGTATACGATGTCATAGAATTCGCAACCTCTTTATTCGCCACGAAGACAGGCGAGCTTAAATTGGGGCCGGCGGAACTGCGGTGTAACGTGCTCGCGCTGAGAAAAAGGGCGGGCAGCGAAGGGTTTCCCTTCGTCTTCAATGACCCGTTTTTTGAAGATTTCTTCAGCGACTACGTAAAGTATCCGCTGACCTTGAGATCGGAAGAAATAGGCGTAAGCGTGCTCGCGCTGCCTGAAGAAGGCAGGCCGCAGGATTTCAGCGGCGCCATCGGGGACTTTAAATTCAATATGGAGGCGTCTCCTTTAACCCTCAACGCGGGCGACCCTGTCAGCTTAAAGATGGAAATCTCAGGGCAAGGGAATCTTAATTCGGTATTAAGCCCCAGATTGTCCGGCAGCGAAGGGTTTAAGGTATATGACCCTCTGTCTAAAACCGAAGACGGCAAAAAGGTCTTTGAGCAGATATTAATACCCTTGAATGACTCAATAAACAAGATCCCTCAAGCAAATTTCAGCTATTTTGATCCTGATTCCGAAAAATACCTGACGCTTGCTCAGGGGCCGTTGGACATAAAGGTAAACAAGCCGCCCGAAGAAAAGGCAACATTGGCCCTGGGCAAGACGGACTTTTTCTCCGCGGAATCACTGAAAGAACGGCTTGGTGAAGATATAATATATATCAAGGATGAGGCGCCGGATTTAAGGCCTAAAAGGCGGAAGGCCGCCTACAATGATAAGCCCGGATCATTCATCGCGATCATCCTACCCGCGTTAGCGCTTATATTCCTGGGCGCCTATGCCAGAAGAAGGCGTAAGATCAGGACAGATGCCGGATACGGGCGTTTTATCCAGGCATACGCGAAGGCCTGGAATGGGCTTAAGAAAGCGGGGGCGCTTATATCAGAGCATACCCGGGAAGGATTTTACGGGGCCATTTGTAAAACAATGAGGGATTATATCGGGGACAGGTTTCATATACCATCTGCCGGTATAACGCTGCATGAAATAGACGGCCTGGTAAAACAGGGGCGGCTTAACCGCGGTATCTCCGCGGACATAAAAGAGGTATTTTCTGAATGCGACACAATGAGGTATTGGGCGCAGAGCAGTTCTTCCGTAGAGGAGATGCGTAATATACTGATAAAGGCGCGGCAGATCATCAAGCGCATAGAAAGAAGCAGGTCACGTTAA
- the panB gene encoding 3-methyl-2-oxobutanoate hydroxymethyltransferase has translation MNVKEITSLKGRRKITMLTAYDYPIASLVDRAGIDMILVGDSLANVVLGLDSTTKVGMIEMIHHAKAVRRAVKNAMVIGDMPYESYQVNPEESARNARRFIDDAGCDAVKLEWFDDCPEVTAKIAGSGIDVMGHIGLTPQTADKLGGFKVQGKDAQAAKRLIEQAKELEGLGCFAVVLECVPDKIAELITKEVKIPTIGIGAGSHCDGQVLVINDMLGLFERYTPKFVKKYADLSPMILEAVKNYKEDVLAGRFPAPEHTFAIKKEELEKL, from the coding sequence ATGAACGTGAAGGAGATCACATCACTTAAGGGCAGGCGCAAGATCACAATGCTCACCGCCTATGACTATCCGATCGCCTCTTTAGTGGACAGGGCTGGGATTGACATGATATTGGTGGGCGATTCTCTGGCAAATGTCGTGCTTGGCCTTGATTCCACGACAAAGGTAGGCATGATTGAGATGATCCATCACGCCAAGGCAGTGAGGCGGGCGGTAAAAAACGCCATGGTGATCGGCGATATGCCGTACGAATCCTATCAGGTCAACCCTGAAGAATCGGCCAGGAACGCGCGAAGGTTTATTGATGATGCCGGCTGCGACGCGGTAAAATTAGAATGGTTTGATGATTGCCCTGAGGTAACCGCGAAGATAGCCGGATCCGGCATAGATGTAATGGGGCACATAGGCCTTACCCCCCAGACAGCGGATAAATTAGGCGGCTTTAAGGTCCAGGGTAAAGACGCTCAAGCAGCCAAACGCCTGATCGAACAGGCAAAGGAACTTGAGGGCCTGGGCTGTTTCGCGGTGGTCCTTGAGTGCGTGCCGGATAAGATCGCGGAACTCATAACAAAAGAAGTAAAGATCCCCACGATAGGCATAGGCGCGGGCAGCCATTGCGACGGCCAGGTGCTGGTCATAAACGACATGCTTGGGCTGTTTGAACGCTACACGCCTAAGTTCGTCAAAAAGTACGCCGACCTTTCGCCGATGATCCTGGAGGCGGTAAAGAATTATAAAGAGGATGTCCTGGCAGGCAGATTCCCGGCTCCCGAGCATACCTTCGCGATAAAAAAAGAAGAACTGGAAAAGTTATAG
- a CDS encoding VWA domain-containing protein: MIKFANPYFFIVLACYAAIIFFLLWSARIRKRRLKAFADKNLLDRLLSELDGKKRRLKMSLLAAGVFLCLFSFLRPQWGFYWKTVEKEGLDILVAIDTSKSMLAEDIKPNRLERTKLAVRDLLKYFDQDRIGLIAFSGSAFTICPLTLDYYGFVLSLNEIDTSIIPLGGTSLSGAIEEALRGMQYSQGPHKTLMLITDGEDNTGGALEAAEKAKDAGLKVFCIGIGTPEGEIIPVTDEQGRKTFLRNKEGNVVKTRLDEEALKRIALITEGAYIRATPTDFGLEGIYKQQISKTGERKLSSYKKKEFIERFQFLLGIAVLFLALEPLISEKKKTL, encoded by the coding sequence ATGATCAAATTCGCCAATCCATATTTTTTCATTGTTCTCGCCTGCTACGCGGCGATCATATTTTTCCTGCTCTGGTCTGCCAGGATACGCAAAAGGCGGCTTAAGGCGTTTGCCGACAAAAACCTTCTCGACAGGCTGCTGTCGGAATTAGACGGCAAGAAACGGCGGTTGAAGATGTCCCTGTTGGCCGCCGGCGTATTCTTATGCCTGTTTTCCTTCTTGCGCCCTCAGTGGGGATTCTATTGGAAGACCGTTGAAAAAGAAGGGCTGGATATACTCGTGGCCATAGATACATCTAAGAGCATGCTGGCTGAAGACATAAAGCCAAACCGGCTGGAGCGGACCAAGCTGGCAGTAAGAGACCTGCTGAAATATTTTGATCAAGACAGGATAGGGTTGATCGCTTTCTCAGGCAGCGCGTTCACCATTTGCCCCTTAACGCTGGATTACTACGGTTTTGTCTTAAGCCTGAACGAGATCGACACGTCCATAATCCCCCTGGGGGGCACTTCGCTGTCGGGCGCGATAGAGGAGGCGCTCAGGGGAATGCAGTATTCGCAAGGCCCCCACAAGACCCTGATGCTCATTACCGATGGAGAAGATAATACGGGGGGAGCCTTAGAGGCCGCGGAAAAGGCTAAAGATGCCGGGCTTAAGGTATTCTGTATAGGCATAGGCACTCCGGAAGGCGAAATAATCCCTGTAACAGACGAACAGGGCCGCAAGACCTTTCTGAGAAATAAAGAGGGGAACGTAGTAAAGACGCGGCTGGATGAAGAGGCATTAAAGAGGATCGCCTTGATCACCGAAGGCGCGTATATCAGGGCAACCCCTACGGATTTCGGCCTGGAAGGCATTTACAAACAACAGATAAGCAAAACCGGTGAAAGAAAATTAAGCAGCTATAAAAAGAAGGAGTTCATTGAGCGTTTCCAGTTCCTACTGGGGATAGCAGTGTTATTCCTGGCCCTGGAGCCGCTGATCTCGGAAAAAAAGAAAACGCTATGA
- a CDS encoding VWA domain-containing protein, whose product MRFQNPIYLFLLLLVPLFVYLCRRRTQAGLTFSNIEIFGGLQRTFKQRLAKNIPLMRALSLALLIAALARPQTATSESTVKSKGIDIILALDISTSMLAEDFTLDGERQSRLDVIKQVADNFINLREKDRIGIVAFAGRAYTVSPLTLDHSWLLTNLNRVEIGLIEDGTAIGSAIASSINRLKDSTAKSRIIILLTDGINNTGKITPAGAAGIAGRLKIKIYTIGAGSKGLVPYPVSNVSGKKIYQPIQIDIDEDTLREIAIVTRAKYYRATDTDTLKKIFSDINKLEQAPLEETAYKHYNELSAHFIAAGFILLLLEVLLSNTILARIP is encoded by the coding sequence ATGAGATTTCAGAATCCTATATATCTTTTTCTCTTACTGCTGGTCCCGTTATTCGTTTATCTTTGCAGGCGGCGCACGCAAGCGGGCCTGACCTTTTCCAACATAGAGATCTTTGGGGGGCTGCAGCGGACGTTTAAACAGCGGCTCGCTAAAAACATCCCGTTGATGCGCGCGTTATCCTTAGCCCTTTTAATAGCGGCCCTGGCAAGGCCTCAGACGGCTACTTCTGAATCTACGGTAAAAAGCAAGGGCATAGACATCATACTCGCGCTGGATATTTCAACCAGTATGCTGGCAGAAGATTTTACCCTTGATGGAGAAAGGCAGAGCCGGCTGGACGTAATAAAACAGGTAGCCGATAATTTTATCAACCTGAGAGAAAAAGACAGGATAGGCATAGTGGCCTTCGCGGGCAGGGCATACACGGTATCGCCGCTCACCCTGGACCATTCCTGGCTGCTGACCAACCTTAACAGAGTTGAGATCGGGCTTATTGAAGACGGCACAGCCATAGGTTCAGCGATCGCCTCTTCAATAAACCGCTTAAAGGACTCGACGGCAAAATCCAGGATAATAATCCTGCTTACCGACGGCATTAACAATACGGGCAAGATAACCCCTGCCGGGGCAGCCGGTATCGCCGGCAGGCTGAAGATCAAAATTTATACCATAGGCGCCGGTTCAAAAGGGCTGGTGCCTTATCCGGTAAGTAACGTATCGGGTAAAAAGATCTACCAGCCCATACAGATCGACATTGATGAAGACACCCTGAGGGAGATAGCCATTGTCACCAGGGCCAAATATTACAGGGCGACAGACACAGATACGTTGAAAAAGATATTCTCAGATATCAATAAACTGGAGCAGGCGCCGCTTGAGGAAACGGCCTATAAACATTATAATGAACTCTCGGCGCACTTTATAGCAGCGGGCTTTATATTGCTTTTACTTGAAGTACTGCTGTCCAACACGATATTGGCAAGAATACCTTAA